In Candidatus Palauibacter scopulicola, one genomic interval encodes:
- a CDS encoding ABC transporter ATP-binding protein, with product MTIIETEGLSKRYAALRGDGTLAVDQLSVQVEAGQVYGFLGPNGSGKTTTIGMLLGIINPTGGSFRLFGGETPAELHAARQRIGATLEYPNFYPYLSCRDNLRVVARVKGSDEADIAEVLDIVGLASRRKTKFKACSLGMKQRLALAATMIGDPELIILDEPANGLDPAGQREIRDIIRELASRGKTIFLSSHMLHEVERTCTHVAIIETGRLVREGSVDDLTSARTVAAVGADGDIETLRQAVSEFEGAGHTRVEDGRVLVQIGGAGLSELNRFLAGRGIYASHLSLERQSLEDAFMEITGTPDGFGEIQ from the coding sequence ATGACGATCATCGAAACCGAAGGACTGTCCAAGCGGTACGCGGCGCTGCGCGGCGACGGGACGCTCGCCGTGGACCAGCTCTCCGTGCAGGTGGAGGCCGGGCAGGTGTACGGTTTCCTGGGGCCGAACGGGAGCGGCAAGACGACGACGATCGGGATGCTGCTCGGGATCATCAACCCGACCGGCGGCTCCTTCCGGCTGTTCGGCGGGGAGACACCCGCCGAGTTGCACGCCGCGCGCCAGCGGATCGGCGCCACGCTCGAATACCCCAACTTCTACCCCTACCTGAGCTGCCGGGACAACCTGCGGGTCGTGGCCCGGGTGAAGGGGAGCGACGAGGCGGACATCGCCGAGGTGCTCGACATCGTCGGGCTCGCCTCGCGCCGGAAGACGAAGTTCAAGGCGTGCTCGCTGGGCATGAAGCAGCGCCTCGCGCTCGCGGCCACGATGATCGGCGACCCGGAACTCATCATCCTCGACGAGCCGGCCAACGGGCTCGATCCGGCGGGGCAGCGCGAGATCCGCGACATCATCCGCGAACTCGCCAGCCGCGGGAAGACGATCTTCCTCTCGAGCCATATGCTGCACGAGGTCGAGCGCACCTGCACGCACGTCGCGATCATCGAGACCGGCCGCCTCGTCCGCGAGGGGAGCGTCGACGACCTCACCTCCGCCCGAACGGTGGCCGCCGTGGGTGCCGATGGGGACATCGAGACGCTTCGGCAGGCCGTGTCGGAGTTCGAGGGCGCGGGACATACGCGGGTCGAGGATGGCCGCGTCCTGGTGCAGATCGGGGGCGCCGGGCTCTCCGAGTTGAACCGCTTCCTCGCCGGCCGGGGGATCTACGCCTCGCACCTGTCGCTGGAACGGCAATCGCTGGAGGACGCCTTCATGGAGATCACGGGCACGCCCGACGGGTTTGGAGAGATCCAATGA
- a CDS encoding S9 family peptidase, with protein sequence MSGSMNILSQAFLRRTPRRILQLTAVFVLAASFGAPEARAQADDAWTPALSMQYRAVSGTAISPDGSRIAFVVREPLMEGPQSEYLSHIWMTDADGTPAAQWTRGEASAGSPQFSPDGAWLSFTSGRDGEGEAGSQVWALPMTGGEARQLTKAEGSVAGYRWSPDGTRIAFLMRDPPTAEEKKAREEKRDVILVDRNYKFSHLYVAAIDADSDEPATPVRLTAGDFHITGFSWAPEGGRIVFAHQVDPRINTGRLSGDLSTTTVPDAAEIGEILAAREAEADEDEDPAEGADADPAAVGEVALLVGGAGIEGSPHWSPDGSWIAYVSTGNQPEPIGLGDVYVMPAEGGEARRLETPNRSAFVLGWSGDSSELLLLETLGTRRHVLAVPAAGGEMRFISYGDGVVGSVALNDDASRMAFTWQTPDEPWDVFVSPTNGYSPQQVTDLHAGVPRPEMGRTQLVSWTSTEGFEIEGLLTYPVGYEEGERVPLILNVHGGPAGVYSQNFTGSPAIYMLQYFAQQGFAILRPNPRGSTGYGKDFRYANFQDWGYGDFRDLMSGVDHVIDMGVADPDRLLLMGWSYGGYMTSWAVTQTDRFVAASMGAGLPNLISMTTTTDIQDYLAGHMGVEFWEDYERYERHSAMYHIANVVTPTQVIHGAEDLRVPFTQGQEFYRALDRRGVPTEMVVYPRTPHGPREPKFTMDVSERILTWFRKHLGSEAVTAAGAGR encoded by the coding sequence ATGTCCGGGTCCATGAACATTCTGTCTCAAGCCTTCCTCCGCCGCACGCCGCGGCGGATCCTCCAGCTGACCGCGGTCTTCGTACTGGCCGCCTCCTTCGGGGCGCCCGAAGCCCGCGCCCAGGCAGACGACGCCTGGACCCCGGCGCTGAGCATGCAGTACCGCGCGGTCTCCGGCACCGCGATCTCCCCCGACGGCTCCCGCATCGCCTTCGTCGTGCGCGAGCCGCTGATGGAAGGACCGCAGTCGGAGTACCTGAGTCACATCTGGATGACGGACGCGGACGGGACACCGGCCGCGCAGTGGACGCGTGGGGAGGCGTCGGCGGGGTCGCCGCAGTTCTCGCCCGACGGCGCGTGGCTGAGCTTCACCTCCGGCCGCGACGGAGAGGGCGAGGCGGGCAGCCAGGTGTGGGCGCTGCCGATGACGGGCGGCGAGGCGCGGCAGCTCACGAAGGCGGAGGGGTCCGTGGCGGGGTACCGCTGGTCGCCGGACGGGACGCGGATCGCCTTCCTCATGCGGGATCCGCCGACCGCGGAGGAGAAGAAGGCGCGGGAGGAGAAGCGGGACGTGATCCTCGTGGACCGGAACTACAAGTTCTCGCACCTGTACGTGGCCGCCATCGACGCGGACTCGGACGAGCCCGCAACTCCCGTTCGGCTCACGGCGGGCGACTTCCACATCACCGGCTTCAGCTGGGCTCCGGAGGGGGGACGGATCGTGTTCGCGCACCAGGTCGATCCCCGCATCAATACGGGGCGGCTGAGCGGAGACCTCTCCACGACCACCGTTCCGGACGCCGCCGAGATCGGTGAAATCCTGGCCGCGCGGGAAGCCGAGGCGGATGAGGACGAAGACCCGGCCGAGGGCGCCGACGCCGATCCGGCCGCGGTCGGGGAGGTCGCGCTCCTCGTGGGCGGGGCAGGGATCGAAGGGAGTCCGCACTGGTCGCCGGACGGCTCCTGGATCGCTTACGTGTCGACCGGAAATCAGCCGGAGCCGATCGGCCTCGGCGACGTATACGTGATGCCGGCCGAGGGCGGCGAGGCCCGCCGGCTCGAGACGCCGAACCGGAGCGCCTTCGTCCTCGGCTGGTCGGGCGACTCCTCCGAACTGCTGCTGCTCGAAACGCTCGGCACGCGCCGGCACGTGCTGGCCGTTCCGGCCGCTGGCGGCGAGATGCGCTTCATCTCCTACGGGGACGGCGTGGTGGGCTCCGTCGCGCTCAACGACGACGCGAGCCGCATGGCCTTCACGTGGCAGACCCCCGACGAACCGTGGGACGTCTTCGTGTCGCCCACGAACGGGTACTCCCCACAGCAGGTGACGGATCTCCATGCCGGCGTGCCGCGCCCGGAGATGGGACGCACGCAACTCGTCTCGTGGACTTCCACCGAGGGGTTCGAGATCGAAGGGCTCCTCACCTACCCCGTGGGCTACGAGGAAGGCGAGCGCGTGCCGCTCATCCTGAACGTGCACGGCGGGCCGGCCGGCGTGTACAGCCAGAACTTCACGGGCTCGCCCGCCATCTACATGCTCCAGTACTTCGCGCAGCAGGGCTTCGCGATCCTGCGCCCGAACCCCCGCGGCTCCACCGGCTACGGGAAGGACTTCCGCTACGCCAACTTCCAGGACTGGGGCTACGGCGACTTCCGTGACCTCATGTCGGGGGTCGACCACGTGATCGACATGGGGGTGGCGGACCCGGATCGCCTCCTCCTCATGGGCTGGAGCTACGGCGGCTACATGACGTCGTGGGCCGTCACGCAGACGGACCGCTTCGTGGCGGCGAGCATGGGAGCCGGACTCCCGAACCTGATCTCGATGACGACGACGACGGACATCCAGGACTATCTCGCGGGCCACATGGGCGTCGAGTTCTGGGAAGACTACGAGCGCTACGAGCGGCACTCGGCGATGTACCACATCGCGAACGTGGTCACGCCGACGCAGGTGATTCACGGGGCCGAGGATCTGCGCGTCCCCTTCACGCAGGGGCAGGAGTTCTACCGCGCCCTCGACCGCCGCGGCGTGCCGACGGAGATGGTTGTGTACCCGCGCACGCCGCACGGGCCGCGCGAACCCAAGTTCACGATGGATGTCTCCGAGAGGATCCTGACCTGGTTCCGGAAGCATCTAGGGTCGGAGGCGGTTACGGCCGCAGGCGCGGGCCGCTGA
- a CDS encoding DUF418 domain-containing protein produces MSETLPASHAPAPVSGSERIHAIDVLRGVAVLGILIVNIWSFAWVSAAYRNPSVAPGGGLAGADFWIWAAVNVFADTKFISIFSLLFGAGIAMMSERMDRRGVRGDRLHYRRQSWLLAIGLLHAYGIWHGDILVPYALCGFILYGFRDWAPRRLLWTGGCAVGIVVLVMGLAHWSVPYWPAGERAEVAAQWAPPAAEVGAEIEAMRGGWAQHMPVRAYYAILVETVAFAGYLVWRAGGLMLVGMALYKLGVLSAARPASFYRRLALWGLGPGLPLAAAGVWYNVEAGFAWEQSKLGGTLFNYVGSVGVFLGYVGLVMLAARSGRLTRARARLAAVGRMAFTNYIAQSVLCSLIFYGHGLGLFERVGGAACVGIVVAIWALQLAWSPWWLARFRFGPLEWLWRTLSYGRRQPMRIA; encoded by the coding sequence ATGTCCGAGACTCTGCCGGCCAGTCACGCTCCCGCGCCCGTGTCGGGATCCGAGCGCATCCATGCGATCGATGTGCTCCGCGGCGTCGCGGTGCTGGGCATCCTCATCGTCAACATCTGGAGCTTCGCCTGGGTCTCCGCCGCGTACCGGAATCCGTCCGTAGCCCCCGGCGGCGGCCTCGCAGGCGCCGACTTCTGGATCTGGGCCGCGGTCAACGTATTCGCGGACACGAAGTTCATCTCGATCTTCTCCCTGTTGTTCGGCGCGGGGATCGCGATGATGAGCGAGCGCATGGACCGTCGCGGCGTCCGTGGAGATCGGCTGCACTATCGCCGCCAGTCCTGGCTCCTCGCGATCGGACTTCTTCACGCCTACGGCATCTGGCACGGCGACATCCTCGTCCCCTACGCCCTCTGCGGCTTCATCCTGTACGGGTTCCGCGACTGGGCGCCCCGCCGCCTGCTGTGGACCGGCGGGTGTGCGGTCGGGATCGTCGTACTCGTCATGGGTCTCGCCCACTGGTCGGTTCCGTACTGGCCGGCCGGGGAGCGGGCCGAGGTCGCGGCTCAGTGGGCGCCCCCGGCGGCGGAGGTCGGCGCGGAGATCGAAGCCATGCGCGGGGGCTGGGCACAGCACATGCCGGTCCGTGCCTACTACGCCATCCTCGTCGAGACCGTCGCTTTCGCGGGATACCTCGTGTGGCGGGCGGGTGGGCTCATGCTCGTCGGGATGGCCCTCTACAAGCTGGGCGTGCTCTCGGCGGCCCGGCCGGCCTCGTTCTACCGCCGGCTCGCCCTCTGGGGGCTCGGGCCGGGCCTGCCGCTCGCCGCCGCCGGGGTCTGGTACAACGTGGAGGCCGGGTTCGCGTGGGAGCAGTCGAAGCTGGGAGGGACCCTCTTCAACTACGTCGGCTCCGTCGGTGTCTTTCTGGGCTACGTGGGCCTGGTGATGCTCGCGGCCCGGAGCGGGCGCCTGACTCGCGCCCGGGCGCGCCTGGCCGCCGTCGGTCGCATGGCGTTCACGAACTACATTGCCCAGAGCGTGCTGTGTTCACTCATCTTCTACGGCCACGGGCTGGGCCTGTTCGAGCGGGTGGGGGGCGCGGCGTGCGTCGGCATCGTCGTGGCGATCTGGGCACTCCAGCTGGCGTGGTCGCCGTGGTGGCTCGCGCGGTTCCGCTTCGGACCTCTGGAGTGGCTCTGGCGTACGCTCTCCTACGGGCGGCGTCAACCGATGAGGATCGCGTGA
- a CDS encoding M1 family metallopeptidase, whose amino-acid sequence MKATGPGPRTCSATVLAVLAALALPLPADWSSCGGLAAQEAEREAREAAEAAELARRDSLRRIFDPAGAFEPIDLPEPGEFRDAAGAPGAAYWQQRADYHIRATLDDDRIEGTERITYTNNSPDSLTSIWVQLDQNLFRETSYGALRAEELGGDVRHGGFFRDGGFVISGVRADLGGEMTVPEYRTEDTMMEILLGEPLPPGGSQVEVEIDFAFEIPETGGDRMGQLDIRGGIIYQLAQWYPRVFTYDDVNGWNQSPFLGQGEWYLEYGDFDVELTVPREFIVVATGELLNPEEVLTPMQRERLAEARLSEEAVHIIRPDEAGEDHTRPPGEAPLTWRFRAENVRDFAWATSDRFVWDAAGWEDVLIMSAYPQESIGGPVGSGWERSTEYLRHSVRHYSEKWFRYPYPVAINVAGLALGMEYPMIVFCSWRSRGAFLFSVTDHEIGHTWFPMIVGSDERRYAWMDEGFTTFINYYSGIEFAGGEPILGELMSPAQIATDTRLPSYAVYTPADSIPEADIGVLAYNKPAAVLVLLREEILGPEVFDEGFREYIRRWAYKHPQPADFIRTMEDVSGRDLDWFFRGWIYDDAMLDQAIASVTRVGDTTRVVFENRGGIPMPLEARILFQDGEEQRYEVPVDAWQADGTYVLAVSGGPVRNVQIDPDGVMPDVNRGNNVWGRGILGRRPPR is encoded by the coding sequence ATGAAGGCAACCGGCCCGGGGCCGCGCACATGCTCCGCAACCGTGCTTGCCGTGCTTGCCGCTCTGGCGCTGCCGCTGCCGGCCGACTGGTCCTCGTGCGGCGGGCTGGCGGCGCAGGAAGCTGAACGGGAAGCGCGGGAGGCGGCGGAGGCGGCCGAACTCGCGCGCCGCGACTCCCTGCGCAGGATCTTCGATCCGGCGGGCGCCTTCGAGCCCATCGACCTTCCCGAACCCGGCGAATTTCGGGATGCCGCGGGCGCCCCCGGCGCGGCCTACTGGCAGCAGCGGGCCGACTACCACATCCGGGCGACGCTCGACGACGACCGCATCGAGGGCACCGAGCGCATCACCTACACGAACAACAGCCCCGATTCGCTCACGAGCATCTGGGTCCAGCTCGATCAGAACCTCTTTCGCGAAACCAGCTACGGGGCGCTGCGAGCGGAGGAACTCGGTGGGGACGTCCGCCACGGCGGCTTCTTCAGGGACGGCGGTTTCGTGATCTCGGGGGTGCGCGCCGACCTCGGGGGCGAGATGACGGTCCCCGAGTACCGGACCGAGGACACGATGATGGAGATCCTCCTCGGCGAACCCCTCCCTCCGGGCGGGAGCCAGGTCGAGGTCGAGATCGATTTCGCGTTCGAGATCCCCGAGACAGGCGGCGACCGCATGGGGCAACTCGACATCCGGGGCGGGATCATCTATCAGCTCGCGCAGTGGTATCCCCGCGTCTTCACCTACGACGACGTGAACGGATGGAACCAGTCTCCCTTCCTGGGGCAGGGCGAATGGTACCTCGAGTACGGCGACTTCGATGTCGAACTCACCGTCCCGCGCGAGTTCATCGTCGTCGCCACCGGAGAACTCCTCAATCCGGAGGAGGTCCTCACGCCGATGCAGCGCGAGCGGCTCGCGGAGGCCCGCCTCTCGGAGGAGGCGGTCCACATCATCCGACCGGATGAAGCCGGCGAGGATCACACGCGGCCGCCGGGCGAGGCGCCGCTCACCTGGCGCTTCCGCGCGGAGAACGTGCGCGACTTCGCGTGGGCCACGTCCGACCGCTTCGTCTGGGACGCCGCCGGCTGGGAGGACGTCCTCATCATGTCCGCCTACCCGCAGGAGAGCATCGGCGGACCGGTGGGCAGCGGCTGGGAGCGCTCCACGGAATATCTCCGGCACAGCGTCCGGCACTATTCGGAAAAGTGGTTCCGCTATCCATATCCCGTCGCAATCAACGTGGCCGGCCTCGCGCTCGGGATGGAATATCCCATGATCGTCTTCTGTTCGTGGCGGTCGCGCGGCGCCTTCCTCTTCTCCGTCACGGACCACGAGATCGGACATACGTGGTTCCCGATGATCGTGGGCTCCGACGAGCGGCGGTACGCCTGGATGGACGAGGGGTTCACCACCTTCATCAACTACTATTCCGGCATCGAGTTCGCGGGCGGGGAGCCGATCCTGGGCGAACTCATGTCCCCCGCCCAGATCGCGACGGACACGCGCCTCCCGAGCTACGCCGTGTACACGCCGGCCGACAGCATTCCGGAAGCGGACATCGGGGTTCTCGCCTACAACAAGCCGGCCGCTGTGCTCGTCCTCCTGCGGGAGGAGATCCTCGGGCCCGAGGTGTTCGACGAAGGCTTCCGGGAGTACATCCGGCGCTGGGCGTACAAGCACCCGCAGCCGGCCGACTTCATCCGCACGATGGAGGACGTGTCGGGGCGGGATCTCGACTGGTTCTTCCGGGGCTGGATCTACGATGACGCGATGCTCGACCAGGCGATCGCTTCCGTCACCCGTGTGGGGGACACGACGCGGGTCGTGTTCGAGAATCGTGGAGGCATCCCGATGCCGCTCGAGGCGCGGATCCTCTTCCAGGACGGAGAAGAGCAGCGATACGAGGTGCCGGTCGACGCGTGGCAGGCGGACGGCACCTATGTGCTGGCGGTGTCCGGCGGACCCGTGCGCAACGTCCAGATCGACCCGGACGGCGTGATGCCCGACGTGAACCGCGGGAACAACGTGTGGGGCCGGGGCATTCTCGGCCGCCGGCCTCCGCGATAG
- a CDS encoding crosslink repair DNA glycosylase YcaQ family protein produces MTARRRLPSFTREAALRLWLHRQGFGRPRGSTPLDPAAFVDHLERTGALQLDSVNVVDRAHYLTLWSRFGSYDRADVDRWVYGDRLAYEYWGHEASILPISHLPLGRRRMRRFPPPSWSGRKWWDRYSTSTASKRRVLRRLRAEGPLESADFAPQPAELDEKTDSLGWRLREDKRSLKLLWHDGRVAVAGRRHFRCVYGLAERVYPDGPAATLAEYHDSWLLIGLSGCGIAPERHLVNYFTGPELNAAERRRTIARNLRKKRIVEVEVEGLRGPCYALPEHLDGIDRLPEPAGTTLICPFDSLLWQRKRAAELLDFHYTVEIYVPAKKRKYGYYVLPILHEGRLVGRLDPKLHRDRGALEIRALHLEPDFTPSARFDAGLSDAVADLAGFLGATDITMPPTGRAEPG; encoded by the coding sequence ATGACGGCCCGCCGGAGACTCCCGAGCTTCACCCGGGAGGCGGCCCTCCGACTGTGGCTGCACCGCCAGGGGTTCGGTCGGCCCCGCGGGTCGACGCCGCTCGACCCCGCAGCCTTCGTCGACCATCTCGAACGGACGGGTGCACTCCAACTCGACAGCGTGAACGTCGTTGACCGGGCCCACTACCTGACCCTGTGGAGCCGGTTCGGTTCGTACGACCGCGCCGATGTGGACCGGTGGGTGTACGGGGACCGCCTCGCCTACGAGTACTGGGGGCACGAAGCCTCGATCCTTCCCATCTCTCATCTCCCCCTCGGACGACGGCGCATGCGGCGCTTTCCACCCCCGAGCTGGTCGGGCCGCAAGTGGTGGGACCGTTACTCGACGTCGACCGCATCGAAGCGGCGTGTCCTGCGGCGGTTGCGCGCCGAAGGCCCGCTGGAGAGCGCCGACTTCGCGCCACAGCCCGCGGAACTGGATGAGAAGACCGATTCGCTCGGCTGGCGTCTGCGCGAAGACAAGCGGTCACTCAAACTCCTTTGGCACGATGGCCGGGTTGCCGTGGCGGGGCGGCGCCACTTCCGCTGCGTCTATGGCCTGGCGGAACGCGTCTACCCCGACGGGCCGGCCGCGACGCTGGCGGAGTACCACGACAGCTGGCTCCTCATCGGGCTTTCGGGCTGCGGCATCGCCCCGGAGCGGCACCTCGTCAACTACTTCACCGGGCCGGAACTCAACGCGGCGGAGCGGCGGCGGACCATCGCCCGCAACCTGCGGAAGAAGCGGATCGTCGAGGTCGAGGTGGAAGGCCTGCGCGGGCCCTGCTATGCCCTGCCCGAACACCTGGACGGCATCGACCGACTCCCGGAGCCCGCGGGGACGACGCTCATCTGCCCGTTCGACTCTCTGCTCTGGCAGCGGAAGCGGGCCGCCGAACTCCTGGACTTCCACTACACGGTCGAAATCTACGTCCCGGCGAAGAAGCGGAAGTACGGCTACTACGTCCTGCCCATCCTGCACGAGGGCCGGCTCGTGGGCCGGCTCGACCCGAAACTCCACCGCGACCGCGGCGCGCTCGAAATCCGGGCGTTGCACCTCGAACCGGACTTCACCCCGAGCGCGCGGTTCGACGCCGGGCTGAGCGACGCCGTCGCGGACCTCGCCGGTTTCCTCGGCGCGACCGACATCACCATGCCGCCGACCGGCCGGGCCGAGCCCGGATGA
- a CDS encoding DUF58 domain-containing protein — translation MVPSGRALWLLGLTSFVFLFSASGALAADAIILLLVWIDGRRTRPPSASRTAPRIAALGEIAGVAIELVNPTKRRLSIRLTDDLDPSLRRLPGRDGNEAWEAGVPLDIPPASVMRIGYRMRPRTRGFLAMGAIHLRTRSPWGFAWRRSTVDAAHTLQVQPGIRSLLRDRSGHALRRGLRTAGSRRSRQWGDGREFESLRDYAEGDDPRIVDWKASARRQRFVVRNYEAERSQNVVLAIDAGRHMRERIEERERVDFALAAGMMLANRARSYGDRVGTVVFDDEIRHLSPPRRSDPASLARVFAGVETRPVEPNYPLALATLGRTFRKRSLVILFCDVIDEAVSQALVTSLARIGRAHLPLAVAIRNPALEAAATRPAVDEAAVFHRAAAEELVQSRATTLQVMRQSGILVVDTPPGDALVRTLDKYVEIKERGLL, via the coding sequence GTGGTCCCGAGCGGGCGGGCGCTGTGGCTGCTGGGGCTGACCTCGTTCGTCTTCCTGTTCTCGGCATCCGGCGCCCTGGCGGCGGACGCCATCATCCTCCTCCTGGTCTGGATCGACGGCCGACGGACGCGGCCTCCGTCGGCCTCCCGCACCGCGCCGCGCATCGCCGCGCTCGGGGAGATCGCCGGGGTCGCGATCGAGTTGGTCAACCCGACGAAGCGTCGGCTTTCCATCCGGCTAACGGACGACCTCGATCCCTCCCTCCGCCGCCTCCCCGGACGTGACGGGAATGAAGCGTGGGAGGCGGGCGTGCCGCTAGACATCCCGCCCGCTTCGGTCATGCGAATCGGCTACAGGATGCGGCCGCGCACGCGCGGGTTTCTCGCGATGGGCGCGATCCACCTGCGGACCCGCTCGCCGTGGGGATTCGCCTGGCGGCGTTCCACCGTCGACGCGGCGCACACGCTGCAGGTGCAGCCCGGGATCCGGAGCCTGCTGCGCGACCGCAGCGGCCACGCGCTCCGGCGCGGCCTGCGCACGGCCGGTTCGCGCCGCAGCCGGCAGTGGGGCGACGGCCGCGAGTTCGAGAGCCTGCGCGACTACGCCGAGGGGGATGATCCGCGCATCGTCGACTGGAAGGCGTCAGCCAGGCGCCAGCGTTTCGTCGTCCGCAACTACGAGGCGGAACGCAGCCAGAACGTCGTTCTCGCGATCGACGCGGGCCGCCACATGCGCGAGCGGATCGAGGAGCGGGAGCGAGTGGACTTTGCGCTGGCGGCGGGCATGATGCTGGCCAACCGCGCGCGCAGCTACGGGGACCGCGTCGGAACCGTCGTGTTCGACGACGAGATCCGGCACCTGTCGCCGCCGCGCCGATCCGATCCGGCCTCGCTGGCCCGGGTCTTCGCGGGCGTGGAGACCCGGCCGGTCGAGCCCAACTATCCGCTCGCGCTCGCCACGCTGGGCCGGACGTTCCGCAAGCGGTCGCTCGTCATCCTCTTCTGCGATGTGATCGACGAGGCCGTCTCGCAGGCGCTCGTGACCTCGCTCGCCCGGATCGGGCGCGCGCACCTGCCGCTGGCCGTCGCCATCCGCAACCCGGCGCTCGAAGCGGCCGCGACGCGGCCCGCGGTGGATGAGGCCGCGGTTTTCCATCGCGCCGCCGCCGAGGAACTCGTGCAGTCGCGCGCCACGACGCTTCAGGTCATGCGCCAGTCGGGGATCCTCGTCGTGGACACGCCGCCCGGCGACGCGCTCGTGCGCACGCTCGACAAGTACGTCGAGATCAAGGAGCGGGGGCTGCTCTGA
- a CDS encoding stage II sporulation protein M, which produces MMGDTRAGLHRRVSLETPEHVKLEYQLADLGSRAAALALDLAIIVAALLLVALVFRYAGALGQAVLYIAIFFAMWGYFLFFEAVWDGRTPGKRALGLRVLHDGGEPLSFQGSVLRNLIRIVDLQPGVTGMAGAASILFNRRAQRLGDLVAGTIVVRDAGGGEMFGDEAPTDGRAGRPRLSAEQFALVSGYVARRAGLEPDVRSRVAASVWDAVRAAVGGDGLGGLDSEAAPDTRLVRLHDDEAPRHAARQGGASLQAAAMARERREAWAAYTDLVEKGRAGGLDRFSEAEVRAFGRLYRGVTADLARARTYGASPGLLEAVERWAGAGHNLLYRAKGRATVPLGGWIARELPRAVRRHRRPVLLAALLLFGPMLASYAAVRDWPARARAIMPAEMLARAESTARGDINASYIDVDGAARPVLSSALMTNNVRVSFFAFAGGVLAGAGTVLILVLNGVMLGAGFGLYANNEVLGVILAFVFPHGVMELTAICLAGGAGLGLGSALLVPGRRTRREALRERGRAFLSLVGGSVLLLIVAGLVEGFYSPSGLPAVAKFAFGGATALLLAAYFGFAGRGSDDEPRAEVRAAPAP; this is translated from the coding sequence ATGATGGGTGACACGCGGGCGGGGCTGCATCGGCGGGTGTCGCTGGAGACGCCGGAGCACGTCAAGCTCGAATACCAGCTTGCGGACCTGGGGTCGCGCGCAGCCGCGCTTGCCCTCGACCTGGCCATCATCGTGGCGGCCCTCCTGCTGGTGGCGCTCGTCTTTCGTTACGCGGGCGCGCTCGGCCAGGCCGTGCTCTACATCGCCATCTTCTTCGCGATGTGGGGATATTTCCTCTTCTTTGAAGCCGTGTGGGACGGACGCACGCCGGGGAAACGCGCGCTGGGGCTGCGGGTGCTGCACGACGGCGGGGAGCCGCTCTCCTTCCAGGGGTCGGTGCTCCGCAACCTGATCCGGATCGTGGATCTGCAGCCGGGGGTGACGGGGATGGCCGGTGCCGCGTCGATCCTGTTCAACCGCCGCGCGCAGCGCCTCGGAGACCTCGTCGCCGGCACGATCGTGGTCCGGGACGCGGGCGGCGGCGAGATGTTCGGGGACGAGGCGCCGACGGACGGCCGCGCGGGTCGCCCGCGACTCTCCGCCGAACAGTTCGCGCTGGTGTCGGGTTACGTCGCGCGCCGGGCCGGGCTCGAACCGGATGTCCGGAGCCGCGTGGCGGCCTCGGTGTGGGATGCGGTGCGAGCGGCGGTGGGCGGGGACGGCCTGGGCGGCCTGGACTCCGAGGCGGCTCCCGACACGCGCCTCGTCCGGTTGCACGACGACGAAGCCCCGAGACACGCGGCGCGCCAGGGCGGGGCGAGCCTGCAGGCCGCGGCGATGGCGCGCGAGCGTCGCGAGGCGTGGGCCGCCTACACCGACCTCGTGGAGAAGGGGCGCGCCGGCGGGCTGGACCGGTTCAGCGAGGCGGAGGTGCGCGCGTTTGGCCGCCTGTACCGCGGCGTGACCGCGGACCTGGCGCGCGCGCGCACCTATGGCGCGTCGCCGGGGCTGCTGGAGGCGGTGGAACGATGGGCGGGAGCCGGCCACAACCTCCTGTACCGAGCGAAGGGCAGGGCGACGGTCCCCCTCGGAGGCTGGATCGCGCGCGAACTGCCGCGGGCGGTGCGGCGCCACCGCCGGCCGGTGCTCCTCGCGGCCCTGCTGCTCTTCGGGCCCATGCTGGCCTCGTACGCGGCCGTCCGCGACTGGCCGGCGAGGGCGCGTGCGATCATGCCGGCGGAGATGCTGGCGAGAGCCGAGAGCACCGCCCGTGGCGACATCAACGCCTCCTACATCGATGTCGACGGCGCCGCGCGGCCGGTCCTCTCCTCCGCCCTCATGACGAACAACGTGCGCGTGAGTTTTTTCGCCTTCGCGGGCGGGGTGCTCGCCGGCGCGGGCACGGTGCTGATCCTCGTCTTGAACGGCGTCATGCTCGGGGCCGGGTTCGGTCTGTATGCGAACAACGAGGTTCTGGGGGTGATTCTCGCCTTCGTCTTCCCGCACGGCGTGATGGAACTCACCGCCATCTGCCTGGCCGGCGGGGCCGGCCTGGGGCTCGGGTCGGCGCTGCTCGTGCCCGGACGGCGCACGCGCCGGGAGGCGCTGCGGGAGCGGGGCCGCGCCTTCCTCTCGCTCGTCGGCGGGTCGGTGCTCCTGCTGATCGTGGCGGGTCTGGTCGAGGGGTTCTATTCCCCGTCCGGACTTCCGGCCGTGGCGAAGTTCGCCTTCGGAGGCGCCACCGCGCTCCTGCTCGCGGCGTACTTCGGTTTCGCGGGCCGCGGCTCGGACGACGAGCCGCGCGCGGAGGTCAGAGCAGCCCCCGCTCCTTGA